The following coding sequences lie in one Oncorhynchus kisutch isolate 150728-3 linkage group LG17, Okis_V2, whole genome shotgun sequence genomic window:
- the tfap2e gene encoding transcription factor AP-2-epsilon isoform X1, with the protein MLWKSRTKTEPYCLQDRADGLTGSSPSGRLSQLSSLNQAAYSSAPPLCHTPASDFQPPYFPPPYPQSSLSYSQSQDSAYSHLSDPYNSINSIHQHQQAAWHSQRSRSDEGALLSQSHRALSLDPRREYPGVPRLLHGLGEGAAALGDGPLGMHIGHHGLEDMQVGLFGMEEGSALGILDHSVIKKVPIPSKLNGSSLSALHLSKDGLGIGSVSNPGEVFCSVPGRLSLLSSTSKYKVTVGEVQRRLAPPECLNASLLGGVLRRAKSKNGGRCLRERLEKIGLNLPAGRRKAANVTLLTALVEGEAVHLARDFGYVCETEFPARATAEYLCRQSDPEQLPTRRSMLLATKDICKEFVDLMSQDRSPLGASRPNPCLEHGVQSNLTHFSLLTHGFGTPAICAALSAFQSYLVEAIKMLDKDQGGGKGHHEKEMKHRK; encoded by the exons ATGCTTTGGAAATCGCGAACGAAGACTGAGCCCTACTGTCTTCAG GACCGCGCAGACGGACTGACCGGCTCCTCGCCGAGTGGGCGACTGTCCCAACTCTCCTCGCTGAACCAGGCAGCTTACTCCTCGGCTCCCCCGCTTTGCCACACACCGGCCTCTGATTTCCAACCTCCGTACTTCCCCCCTCCATACCCACAGTCTTCGCTCTCATACTCCCAGAGCCAGGACTCTGCATACTCTCACTTATCGGACCCCTACAACTCCATCAACTCCATCCATCAGCATCAGCAAGCGGCATGGCACTCGCAGAGATCGCGGTCGGACGAGGGGGCGCTATTGTCACAGTCACACCGGGCTTTAAGCCTCGACCCCCGTCGGGAGTACCCCGGTGTACCCCGTCTTCTCCACGGACTCGGGGAGGGTGCCGCAGCTCTAGGAGACGGTCCTCTTGGAATGCATATTGGACATCACGGACTGGAGGACATGCAGGTGGGTTTATTT GGAATGGAGGAGGGATCAGCCTTGGGCATCCTGGACCACTCCGTCATTAAGAAAG ttccCATCCCCTCCAAGTTGAACGGCTCCTCCCTGTCGGCTCTCCACCTCAGTAAGGATGGTCTAGGGATTGGTTCCGTGTCCAACCCAGGGGAGGTGTTCTGCTCCGTCCCCGGCCGCCTCTCCCTCCTCAGCTCCACCTCCAAGTACAAGGTCACCGTGGGGGAGGTGCAGCGACGTCTGGCCCCGCCTGAGTGCCTGAACGCTTCCCTGTTGGGCGGAGTCCTCCGCAG ggcAAAGTCAAAGAATGGCGGGCGCTGTCTGAGAGAGCGTCTGGAAAAGATCGGGCTTAATCTCCCCGCCGGGCGACGCAAGGCCGCCAACGTCACCCTCCTGACGGCTCTAGTGGAGG GTGAGGCAGTCCACCTGGCCCGTGACTTTGGGTATGTGTGCGAGACGGAGTTCCCTGCCAGAGCGACAGCAGAGTATCTGTGTAGGCAGAGTGACCCCGAGCAGCTTCCCACACGACGCAGTATGCTGCTGGCCACCAA GGATATCTGCAAGGAGTTTGTGGACCTGATGTCCCAGGACCGCTCTCCTCTGGGGGCGAGTCGTCCCAACCCCTGTCTGGAGCACGGGGTCCAGAGCAATCTCACCCACTTCAGCCTGCTCACCCACGGCTTCGGTACCCCCGCTATCTGCGCCGCCCTCTCCGCCTTCCAGAGCTACCTGGTGGAGGCCATCAAAATGCTGGACAAGGACCAGGGGGGTGGCAAGGGGCACCACGAGAAGGAGATGAAGCACCGCAAATAA
- the tfap2e gene encoding transcription factor AP-2-epsilon isoform X2, whose translation MLWKSRTKTEPYCLQDRADGLTGSSPSGRLSQLSSLNQAAYSSAPPLCHTPASDFQPPYFPPPYPQSSLSYSQSQDSAYSHLSDPYNSINSIHQHQQAAWHSQRSRSDEGALLSQSHRALSLDPRREYPGVPRLLHGLGEGAAALGDGPLGMHIGHHGLEDMQGMEEGSALGILDHSVIKKVPIPSKLNGSSLSALHLSKDGLGIGSVSNPGEVFCSVPGRLSLLSSTSKYKVTVGEVQRRLAPPECLNASLLGGVLRRAKSKNGGRCLRERLEKIGLNLPAGRRKAANVTLLTALVEGEAVHLARDFGYVCETEFPARATAEYLCRQSDPEQLPTRRSMLLATKDICKEFVDLMSQDRSPLGASRPNPCLEHGVQSNLTHFSLLTHGFGTPAICAALSAFQSYLVEAIKMLDKDQGGGKGHHEKEMKHRK comes from the exons ATGCTTTGGAAATCGCGAACGAAGACTGAGCCCTACTGTCTTCAG GACCGCGCAGACGGACTGACCGGCTCCTCGCCGAGTGGGCGACTGTCCCAACTCTCCTCGCTGAACCAGGCAGCTTACTCCTCGGCTCCCCCGCTTTGCCACACACCGGCCTCTGATTTCCAACCTCCGTACTTCCCCCCTCCATACCCACAGTCTTCGCTCTCATACTCCCAGAGCCAGGACTCTGCATACTCTCACTTATCGGACCCCTACAACTCCATCAACTCCATCCATCAGCATCAGCAAGCGGCATGGCACTCGCAGAGATCGCGGTCGGACGAGGGGGCGCTATTGTCACAGTCACACCGGGCTTTAAGCCTCGACCCCCGTCGGGAGTACCCCGGTGTACCCCGTCTTCTCCACGGACTCGGGGAGGGTGCCGCAGCTCTAGGAGACGGTCCTCTTGGAATGCATATTGGACATCACGGACTGGAGGACATGCAG GGAATGGAGGAGGGATCAGCCTTGGGCATCCTGGACCACTCCGTCATTAAGAAAG ttccCATCCCCTCCAAGTTGAACGGCTCCTCCCTGTCGGCTCTCCACCTCAGTAAGGATGGTCTAGGGATTGGTTCCGTGTCCAACCCAGGGGAGGTGTTCTGCTCCGTCCCCGGCCGCCTCTCCCTCCTCAGCTCCACCTCCAAGTACAAGGTCACCGTGGGGGAGGTGCAGCGACGTCTGGCCCCGCCTGAGTGCCTGAACGCTTCCCTGTTGGGCGGAGTCCTCCGCAG ggcAAAGTCAAAGAATGGCGGGCGCTGTCTGAGAGAGCGTCTGGAAAAGATCGGGCTTAATCTCCCCGCCGGGCGACGCAAGGCCGCCAACGTCACCCTCCTGACGGCTCTAGTGGAGG GTGAGGCAGTCCACCTGGCCCGTGACTTTGGGTATGTGTGCGAGACGGAGTTCCCTGCCAGAGCGACAGCAGAGTATCTGTGTAGGCAGAGTGACCCCGAGCAGCTTCCCACACGACGCAGTATGCTGCTGGCCACCAA GGATATCTGCAAGGAGTTTGTGGACCTGATGTCCCAGGACCGCTCTCCTCTGGGGGCGAGTCGTCCCAACCCCTGTCTGGAGCACGGGGTCCAGAGCAATCTCACCCACTTCAGCCTGCTCACCCACGGCTTCGGTACCCCCGCTATCTGCGCCGCCCTCTCCGCCTTCCAGAGCTACCTGGTGGAGGCCATCAAAATGCTGGACAAGGACCAGGGGGGTGGCAAGGGGCACCACGAGAAGGAGATGAAGCACCGCAAATAA
- the tfap2e gene encoding transcription factor AP-2-epsilon isoform X3 has product MLVHTYSAMDRADGLTGSSPSGRLSQLSSLNQAAYSSAPPLCHTPASDFQPPYFPPPYPQSSLSYSQSQDSAYSHLSDPYNSINSIHQHQQAAWHSQRSRSDEGALLSQSHRALSLDPRREYPGVPRLLHGLGEGAAALGDGPLGMHIGHHGLEDMQVGLFGMEEGSALGILDHSVIKKVPIPSKLNGSSLSALHLSKDGLGIGSVSNPGEVFCSVPGRLSLLSSTSKYKVTVGEVQRRLAPPECLNASLLGGVLRRAKSKNGGRCLRERLEKIGLNLPAGRRKAANVTLLTALVEGEAVHLARDFGYVCETEFPARATAEYLCRQSDPEQLPTRRSMLLATKDICKEFVDLMSQDRSPLGASRPNPCLEHGVQSNLTHFSLLTHGFGTPAICAALSAFQSYLVEAIKMLDKDQGGGKGHHEKEMKHRK; this is encoded by the exons ATGCTAGTCCACACATATTCGGCTATG GACCGCGCAGACGGACTGACCGGCTCCTCGCCGAGTGGGCGACTGTCCCAACTCTCCTCGCTGAACCAGGCAGCTTACTCCTCGGCTCCCCCGCTTTGCCACACACCGGCCTCTGATTTCCAACCTCCGTACTTCCCCCCTCCATACCCACAGTCTTCGCTCTCATACTCCCAGAGCCAGGACTCTGCATACTCTCACTTATCGGACCCCTACAACTCCATCAACTCCATCCATCAGCATCAGCAAGCGGCATGGCACTCGCAGAGATCGCGGTCGGACGAGGGGGCGCTATTGTCACAGTCACACCGGGCTTTAAGCCTCGACCCCCGTCGGGAGTACCCCGGTGTACCCCGTCTTCTCCACGGACTCGGGGAGGGTGCCGCAGCTCTAGGAGACGGTCCTCTTGGAATGCATATTGGACATCACGGACTGGAGGACATGCAGGTGGGTTTATTT GGAATGGAGGAGGGATCAGCCTTGGGCATCCTGGACCACTCCGTCATTAAGAAAG ttccCATCCCCTCCAAGTTGAACGGCTCCTCCCTGTCGGCTCTCCACCTCAGTAAGGATGGTCTAGGGATTGGTTCCGTGTCCAACCCAGGGGAGGTGTTCTGCTCCGTCCCCGGCCGCCTCTCCCTCCTCAGCTCCACCTCCAAGTACAAGGTCACCGTGGGGGAGGTGCAGCGACGTCTGGCCCCGCCTGAGTGCCTGAACGCTTCCCTGTTGGGCGGAGTCCTCCGCAG ggcAAAGTCAAAGAATGGCGGGCGCTGTCTGAGAGAGCGTCTGGAAAAGATCGGGCTTAATCTCCCCGCCGGGCGACGCAAGGCCGCCAACGTCACCCTCCTGACGGCTCTAGTGGAGG GTGAGGCAGTCCACCTGGCCCGTGACTTTGGGTATGTGTGCGAGACGGAGTTCCCTGCCAGAGCGACAGCAGAGTATCTGTGTAGGCAGAGTGACCCCGAGCAGCTTCCCACACGACGCAGTATGCTGCTGGCCACCAA GGATATCTGCAAGGAGTTTGTGGACCTGATGTCCCAGGACCGCTCTCCTCTGGGGGCGAGTCGTCCCAACCCCTGTCTGGAGCACGGGGTCCAGAGCAATCTCACCCACTTCAGCCTGCTCACCCACGGCTTCGGTACCCCCGCTATCTGCGCCGCCCTCTCCGCCTTCCAGAGCTACCTGGTGGAGGCCATCAAAATGCTGGACAAGGACCAGGGGGGTGGCAAGGGGCACCACGAGAAGGAGATGAAGCACCGCAAATAA
- the tfap2e gene encoding transcription factor AP-2-epsilon isoform X4: MLVHTYSAMDRADGLTGSSPSGRLSQLSSLNQAAYSSAPPLCHTPASDFQPPYFPPPYPQSSLSYSQSQDSAYSHLSDPYNSINSIHQHQQAAWHSQRSRSDEGALLSQSHRALSLDPRREYPGVPRLLHGLGEGAAALGDGPLGMHIGHHGLEDMQGMEEGSALGILDHSVIKKVPIPSKLNGSSLSALHLSKDGLGIGSVSNPGEVFCSVPGRLSLLSSTSKYKVTVGEVQRRLAPPECLNASLLGGVLRRAKSKNGGRCLRERLEKIGLNLPAGRRKAANVTLLTALVEGEAVHLARDFGYVCETEFPARATAEYLCRQSDPEQLPTRRSMLLATKDICKEFVDLMSQDRSPLGASRPNPCLEHGVQSNLTHFSLLTHGFGTPAICAALSAFQSYLVEAIKMLDKDQGGGKGHHEKEMKHRK, from the exons ATGCTAGTCCACACATATTCGGCTATG GACCGCGCAGACGGACTGACCGGCTCCTCGCCGAGTGGGCGACTGTCCCAACTCTCCTCGCTGAACCAGGCAGCTTACTCCTCGGCTCCCCCGCTTTGCCACACACCGGCCTCTGATTTCCAACCTCCGTACTTCCCCCCTCCATACCCACAGTCTTCGCTCTCATACTCCCAGAGCCAGGACTCTGCATACTCTCACTTATCGGACCCCTACAACTCCATCAACTCCATCCATCAGCATCAGCAAGCGGCATGGCACTCGCAGAGATCGCGGTCGGACGAGGGGGCGCTATTGTCACAGTCACACCGGGCTTTAAGCCTCGACCCCCGTCGGGAGTACCCCGGTGTACCCCGTCTTCTCCACGGACTCGGGGAGGGTGCCGCAGCTCTAGGAGACGGTCCTCTTGGAATGCATATTGGACATCACGGACTGGAGGACATGCAG GGAATGGAGGAGGGATCAGCCTTGGGCATCCTGGACCACTCCGTCATTAAGAAAG ttccCATCCCCTCCAAGTTGAACGGCTCCTCCCTGTCGGCTCTCCACCTCAGTAAGGATGGTCTAGGGATTGGTTCCGTGTCCAACCCAGGGGAGGTGTTCTGCTCCGTCCCCGGCCGCCTCTCCCTCCTCAGCTCCACCTCCAAGTACAAGGTCACCGTGGGGGAGGTGCAGCGACGTCTGGCCCCGCCTGAGTGCCTGAACGCTTCCCTGTTGGGCGGAGTCCTCCGCAG ggcAAAGTCAAAGAATGGCGGGCGCTGTCTGAGAGAGCGTCTGGAAAAGATCGGGCTTAATCTCCCCGCCGGGCGACGCAAGGCCGCCAACGTCACCCTCCTGACGGCTCTAGTGGAGG GTGAGGCAGTCCACCTGGCCCGTGACTTTGGGTATGTGTGCGAGACGGAGTTCCCTGCCAGAGCGACAGCAGAGTATCTGTGTAGGCAGAGTGACCCCGAGCAGCTTCCCACACGACGCAGTATGCTGCTGGCCACCAA GGATATCTGCAAGGAGTTTGTGGACCTGATGTCCCAGGACCGCTCTCCTCTGGGGGCGAGTCGTCCCAACCCCTGTCTGGAGCACGGGGTCCAGAGCAATCTCACCCACTTCAGCCTGCTCACCCACGGCTTCGGTACCCCCGCTATCTGCGCCGCCCTCTCCGCCTTCCAGAGCTACCTGGTGGAGGCCATCAAAATGCTGGACAAGGACCAGGGGGGTGGCAAGGGGCACCACGAGAAGGAGATGAAGCACCGCAAATAA